One part of the Aneurinibacillus sp. REN35 genome encodes these proteins:
- a CDS encoding MaoC family dehydratase — protein MMKEMPNTQIKKGWVGRFYEDFEVGDVYPHPLGRTVTQTDNIWFTLLTQNTNPIHFDEVYSEKTEFGRPLVDSTFTLALVTGQSVTDVSQNVMANLGWDDIKLPNPVFEGDTIYSYSEVLEKRESKSRPNVGIVKIKTAGYNQHGTVVIEFQRTFMVYKHGQGPDMTSELLAKVLKK, from the coding sequence ATGATGAAGGAAATGCCGAATACGCAGATCAAAAAGGGCTGGGTAGGCCGTTTTTATGAAGATTTCGAGGTTGGCGATGTATATCCGCATCCGTTGGGCAGAACGGTAACACAAACAGATAACATCTGGTTTACGCTGCTAACGCAAAATACCAATCCAATTCATTTCGATGAAGTATATTCCGAGAAGACAGAATTCGGACGTCCACTGGTAGATTCCACATTTACGTTGGCTTTGGTTACAGGACAATCCGTAACCGATGTATCGCAAAATGTTATGGCGAATCTAGGTTGGGATGATATCAAGTTGCCAAATCCGGTGTTTGAGGGTGACACGATTTACTCATACAGTGAAGTATTGGAGAAGAGAGAGTCAAAATCACGCCCCAATGTAGGCATTGTAAAGATCAAGACGGCTGGATATAACCAGCATGGTACGGTTGTTATTGAGTTTCAGCGTACATTCATGGTGTACAAGCATGGACAGGGTCCAGATATGACGAGCGAGCTATTGGCTAAAGTCTTGAAGAAATAA